Proteins from one Hirundo rustica isolate bHirRus1 chromosome 30, bHirRus1.pri.v3, whole genome shotgun sequence genomic window:
- the LOC120764478 gene encoding inhibin beta C chain-like codes for MAASGSGPWLLLAVVLCAAAEQRCPSCPEASERRLLEEVAKKQLLEKLRLRDRPRLAHSVPRSAVARALRRLHRSPGVSGEEEEEEEQGYEIISFAETDLTSPSSLGLQFQFSQAQDRDFRILQAQLWLYLRVPRASLTLRIFLAGEAGPAAGGNRTLLGERRLSAAGSGWRSFALLPAPQSFLGGQSRTLRLELESGGDGRDVTAQVNASWSHQPFLVAKVKVKEPDHRVAKRSLRCSQNSDLCCRKDYYVDFRDIGWNDWIIKPEGYQINYCVGQCPLHVAGSPGMASSFHTAVFNLVKANNIQASGHSCCVPTRRRPLSILYFDRNSNIVKTDIPDMIVDACGCS; via the exons ATGGCGGCGAGCGGCTCGGGcccgtggctgctgctggccgtGGTTCTGTGCGCGGCGGCCGAGCAGCGCTGCCCGTCGTGCCCGGAGGCTTCGGAGAGGCGGCTGCTGGAGGAAGTGGCcaagaagcagctgctggaaaagctgcGGCTCCGCGATCGACCGCGGCTCGCTCACTCCGTGCCACGCTCCGCCGTGGCCCGAGCCCTGCGGCGGCTGCACCGGAGCCCCGGCGTTAgcggcgaggaggaggaggaggaagagcagggctACGAGATCATCAGTTTCGCCGAGACAG ATCTCACATCTCCCTCCTCTTTGGGGCTGCAATTCCAGTTCAGCCAGGCGCAGGACCGGGACTTTCGCATcctgcaggctcagctctggCTCTACCTGCGAGTGCCCCGTGCCAGCCTCACCCTGCGGATCTTCCTGGCCGGTGAAGCCGGGCCCGCGGCCGGGGGGAATCGCACGCTGCTGGGGGAGAGGCGGCTGAGCGCGGCGGGCAGCGGCTGGCGCTCCTTCGCCCTCCTGCCGGCCCCGCAGAGCTTCCTCGGCGGGCAGAGCCGGACGCTGCGGCTGGAGCTGGAGAGCGGCGGGGACGGGAGGGATGTGACGGCGCAGGTCAACGCCAGCTGGTCCCACCAACCCTTCCTGGTGGCCAAGGTGAAGGTGAAGGAGCCCGACCACCGCGTGGCCAAGCGCAGCCTCCGCTGCAGCCAGAACTCCGACCTGTGCTGCCGCAAGGATTACTACGTGGATTTCCGTGACATCGGTTGGAACGACTGGATCATCAAGCCCGAGGGCTACCAGATAAACTACTGCGTGGGCCAGTGCCCTCTGCACGTGGCGGGCAGCCCCGGCATGGCCTCTTCCTTCCACACAGCCGTCTTCAACCTCGTCAAAGCCAACAACATCCAGGCCTCGGGGCATTCCTGCTGCGTGCCCACGCGGCGCCGGCCGCTCTCCATCCTCTACTTCGACCGCAACAGCAATATCGTCAAGACTGACATTCCCGACATGATTGTCGACGCTTGTGGCTGCAGTtag